The Eubacteriaceae bacterium Marseille-Q4139 genome has a window encoding:
- a CDS encoding RNA-binding protein: MIELGMMQTLTVVKETSFGVYLAETGRRGDGEEARVLLPKKQVPKGCTLGEKLEVFIYKDSEDRLIATVSKPKLTLGETAVLEVKEATDIGAFLDMGLEKDLLLPFKEQTYPVKKGEKCLVALYVDKSKRLAATMKVYPYLRSDSSYHTGDEVTAFIFEINPDMGAFAAVDGRYHGMIPKRELFSGFHAGDEIRGRVTRVRQDGKLDLSARDKAYTQIYGDSELVLKVINDYGGILPFNDKASPEVIAREFKLSKNAFKRAVGHLLKDGKIEITEKNIKVLEEKK; the protein is encoded by the coding sequence ATGATTGAGCTTGGAATGATGCAGACGCTGACGGTGGTGAAGGAAACCAGCTTCGGCGTATATCTGGCAGAAACCGGAAGGCGGGGAGACGGGGAGGAGGCACGCGTCCTGCTCCCGAAAAAGCAGGTGCCGAAGGGCTGTACCCTCGGCGAAAAGCTTGAAGTTTTCATTTACAAGGATTCGGAGGACAGGCTGATTGCCACGGTATCAAAGCCGAAGCTGACCCTGGGGGAGACGGCGGTTTTGGAGGTAAAGGAGGCGACGGATATCGGCGCGTTCTTAGACATGGGGCTTGAAAAGGATCTGCTGCTTCCGTTTAAGGAACAGACGTATCCGGTGAAAAAAGGCGAGAAGTGCCTCGTGGCCCTCTACGTGGACAAGAGCAAACGGCTGGCTGCCACCATGAAGGTGTATCCGTATCTTCGCAGCGATTCTTCCTATCATACCGGCGACGAGGTCACGGCGTTTATTTTTGAGATCAATCCGGACATGGGGGCGTTTGCCGCTGTGGACGGCCGGTATCACGGCATGATCCCGAAGCGGGAGCTGTTTTCCGGCTTCCATGCCGGGGATGAGATCCGCGGGCGCGTCACCAGGGTGCGCCAGGACGGGAAGCTGGACTTAAGCGCAAGGGACAAGGCATACACCCAGATTTACGGGGATTCCGAGCTGGTTTTAAAGGTCATAAACGACTATGGCGGCATACTTCCGTTCAACGACAAGGCGTCTCCCGAGGTCATTGCGAGGGAGTTTAAACTCAGCAAAAACGCCTTTAAACGAGCTGTTGGCCATCTGTTAAAGGATGGTAAAATAGAAATCACAGAAAAAAATATTAAAGTATTGGAGGAAAAGAAATGA
- a CDS encoding RidA family protein → MKNIISTNNAPAAIGPYSQAVEVNGMVFTSGQIPVNPATGEIPEGIEAQAEQVMVNVKNLLEAAGTSMENVIKTTVFIKDMNDFGTINGIYSKYFEKDCPARSCVEVARLPKDVLMEMEAIALKA, encoded by the coding sequence ATGAAGAACATCATCAGCACAAACAATGCACCGGCGGCAATCGGCCCCTACTCCCAGGCAGTTGAGGTAAACGGCATGGTATTTACTTCCGGCCAGATCCCGGTAAATCCGGCCACGGGCGAAATCCCGGAGGGCATCGAGGCTCAGGCAGAGCAGGTTATGGTAAATGTGAAGAACCTTCTTGAGGCAGCCGGAACCAGCATGGAGAACGTCATCAAGACGACCGTGTTCATCAAGGACATGAACGACTTCGGAACGATCAACGGCATCTACTCCAAATATTTCGAGAAAGACTGCCCGGCACGCTCCTGCGTAGAGGTGGCACGCCTTCCGAAGGACGTCTTAATGGAGATGGAAGCTATCGCTTTAAAGGCGTAA